The following are encoded together in the Oreochromis aureus strain Israel breed Guangdong linkage group 18, ZZ_aureus, whole genome shotgun sequence genome:
- the puf60a gene encoding poly(U)-binding-splicing factor PUF60a — protein sequence MAAAVSAGGPALIMENGQSTTTKLGLPPLTPNQAEALQKAKKYAMEQSIKSVLVKQTLAQQQQITNLQMASLTMGLGDALSPLQSVAAQRQRALAIMCRVYVGSIYYELGEDTIRQAFAPFGPIKSIDMSWDSVTMKHKGFAFVEYEMPEAAQLALEQMNSVVLGGRNIKVGRPSNIGQAQPIIDQLAEEARAFNRIYVASVHPDLSDDDIKSVFEAFGKIKSCMLAREPTTGRHKGYGFIEYEKAQSAQDAVASMNLFDLGGQYLRVGKAVTPPMPLLTPTTSGGLPTAAAMAAAVATAKITAQEAVGASVLGALAGPALLSQQLGGLPQAVMAHQAPGVITGVTPVRPGVPQVGLVNPVLATPPTQTVSFGADPKKKEEEERQQEVQQDGAMEPLSEQEHMSISGSSARHMVMRKLLRKQESTVMVLRNMVGPDDIDDDLEGEVTEECGKFGQVKRVIIYQERQGEEDDAEVIVKIFVEFSEAAEMNRAIQALNHRWFGGRKVVAEVYDQERFDNGDLSA from the exons ATGGCGGCGGCCGTTTCTGCG GGAGGGCCGGCTCTCATCATGGAGAATGGACAGAGCACCACCACCAAGCTGGGGCTGCCACCACTCACCCCCAACCAGGCGGAGGCGCTGCAGAAg GCGAAGAAGTACGCAATGGAGCAGAGCATCAAGAGCGTCCTCGTCAAGCAGACTCtggctcagcagcagcagatcaCCAACCTGCAG ATGGCGTCTCTGACGATGGGTTTGGGCGACGCTTTGTCTCCTCTGCAGTCG GTGGCGGCTCAGCGGCAGAGAGCGCTCGCCATCATGTGTCGCGTGTACGTTGGATCCATTTACTACGAACTTGGAGAGGACACCATCAGGCAGGCCTTTGCCCCCTTTGGACCAATCAAAAGCATCGACATGTCCTGGGACTCTGTGACCATGAAGCacaag GGCTTCGCCTTCGTGGAATACGAGATGCCTGAAGCTGcgcagctcgcactggagcagATGAACTCGGTCGTCCTCGGAGGACGGAACATCAAG GTCGGGAGGCCCAGCAACATCGGCCAGGCTCAGCCGATCATCGACCAGCTGGCGGAGGAAGCGCGCGCCTTCAACAGGATCTATGTGGCGTCGGTGCACCCTGACCTCTCCGATGATGACATCAAGAGTGTGTTCGAGGCCTTTGGAAAGATCAAGTCGTGCATGCTGGCCCGCGAGCCGACCACGGGCCGGCACAAAGGCTACGGCTTCATCG AGTACGAGAAGGCTCAGTCGGCCCAGGACGCCGTCGCCTCCATGAACCTGTTCGACCTGGGCGGTCAGTACCTGCGCGTGGGCAAGGCCGTGACTCCGCCCATGCCCCTTCTCACACCAACGACATCTGGTGGACTGCCCACTGCTGCCGCCATGGCTGCTGCCGTCGCCACCGCAAAGATCACAGCTCAG GAGGCGGTGGGAGCATCGGTGCTTGGAGCTCTGGCCGGACCGGCGCTCCTGTCCCAGCAGCTCGGAGGCCTCCCTCAGGCTGTCATGGCCCACCAGGCTCCAGGTGTCATCACAG GTGTGACCCCAGTGAGACCTGGCGTGCCTCAGGTGGGCTTGGTGAACCCTGTGCTGGCCACGCCGCCAACACAGACGGTTTCCTTTGGTGCTGATCCaaagaagaaagaggaggaggagcgtCAGCAGGAGGTGCAGCAGGACGGCGCCATGGAGCCGCTGAGCGAGCAGGAGCACATGAGCATCAGCGGCAGCAGCGCCCGACACATGGTGATGAGGAAGCTGCTGCGCAAGCAGGAG TCCACCGTCATGGTTTTGAGGAACATGGTCGGCCCCGACGACATCGATGACGACCTCGAGGGCGAGGTCACCGAGGAATGCGGGAAGTTCGGCCAGGTGAAGCGAGTCATTATCTATCAGGAGCGTCAGGGCGAGGAGGACGACGCCGAAGTCATCGTCAAGATCTTTGTGGAGTTCTCAGAAGCCGCCGAGATGAACCGAGCCATCCAGGCACTGAACCACCGCTGGTTCGGCGGCAGGAAGGTGGTCGCCGAGGTTTATGACCAGGAACGGTTCGACAACGGGGACCTGTCGGCATAG